From Kitasatospora sp. MAP12-44:
CTGGGCCTGTCGCAGTCGGCGGTGTCCCGGATCGAGAAGCGCGGTCCGGCTGGCGTCTACGACATGGCGTTGCTCGGCCGGGCGGCGGCCCATCTGCAGATCTCCGCCGGACTACTCGGTCTGGCGGATCGCACCACAGGGACAGATCCAGTGGAACGACGCGAATTCCTGGGCGGAGCAGCCGCAGTGGTGGCCGCCCCCGTACTGGCGGCGGTCTGCGGCCCCGCCGAGACCGGCCAGGCAGCCGCCCTTCGGCTCGGCACCATGGCGTACCGCCGCCTCGACGGGTCGACGCCCTCGCGCGATCTCGCAGATGCGGTTCGCGGTCATATCCAGTTGATCCAGCGGTTGACCGCCAACTCTCCGCAGCGACTGAAGTTGGCGGCTGTCGGCAGCGAAGCGGCTGGGCTGGCGGGCTGGTTGGCCTGGGACATGGGGGACCACGGCTCGGCGCGCTCCTGGTACGGCCAGGCGATCAAGGCCGCACGAGTAGCAAGGGATCCGCTGCTGGTGGCCTACCAGACGGGCACGCTCGCACAGTTCGAAGCCCACGCCGGGAATGCCGCGCAGGCTCTGAGCCTGGCAGGCAGCGCAAGGAAGGCTCTCGGAGCGGGCATGCCGACGATCGCCGATGCCTGGCTGGCCTCGGTAGAGGCTCTGGCGCATGCCGTGGGTGGTGATGCCCGCTCGGCGGACAGAGCCCTGGTGCACAGTCGCGCGATGGCGGCACGGCGGGAGGAATCCCCACCGTGGCCCTGGGTGTTCGCCTTTGACGAGGGCAAGGTGGCAGCCTGCCGGGTGACCTGTGGCGCCCGCCTTGGTGAGCCCGGGTGGGTGCTCGGCGAGGACGTTGCCGCGCTGGCAACCGGGCACGTCAAGCAGCGGGCCCTGCTGGTCCTGGATATTGCGACCGGGCACCTGGCTGCGGGGCGCCTGGAGGCGGCGTTCGCCTTTGCGGGGCAGGCGCTCGATGCCGGGGTGCGCTACCGATCGGGCCGAATCGTGGAGCGGGCCAGAGGGTTGCGTCGTACGCTCGGCAGCGCGGCGGCGCCGAAGGTCGTGCGGGACTTCGATGAGCGGCTGCGCGGCGTCTACCTCTAGGAGGGGCACATGAGGGTGGGGATCACCGGGCATCGGGGGCTCGGCGCAGGGGTGGAGTGCCAGGTGCGGGGGCTGCTGGAGGAGGCGCTGACGGAGTGGGACAGCGGGCGACTGATCGGGGTGTCGTGCATCGCGGACGGCCCCGACGCGTGGTTCGCCGAGGCCGTCCTGGCGCTCGGTGGGCGGCTGGAGGTGGTCATCCCCGCCGACGGGTACCGCGACGCGCTGCCGTTCGAGCACCACGCGCTCTACGACCGGCTGCTCGACCAGGCTGCCCAGGTGCACCGCACCGGCCTGACCGTGTCCGACTCGGCGGCGCACATGGCGGGCAGCGAGATCCTCGTCGGGCTCGCGGACCTGCTGCTCGCCGTCTGGGACGGCAAGCCCGCGTGGGGATACGGCGGCACCGCCGATGTCGTCGGCTTCGCCGAGCGCTCCGGGGTGCCGGTGCGGGTGCTGTGGCCGGCGGGCGCCGAGCGGTAGGGCCGTCGTGGTCTCGTACGTCTCCGCCGCCGTCTGCCCGAGAGGGCAGTCGCCCGAAATCGGGTGGTAGCGGCACGAACGGGGTGTGCGGAGCCGATCAGCGTGCCC
This genomic window contains:
- a CDS encoding helix-turn-helix transcriptional regulator, with amino-acid sequence MHWQREVRDAAQAGDYGRVIELSRRQQRLTQLQLGEALGLSQSAVSRIEKRGPAGVYDMALLGRAAAHLQISAGLLGLADRTTGTDPVERREFLGGAAAVVAAPVLAAVCGPAETGQAAALRLGTMAYRRLDGSTPSRDLADAVRGHIQLIQRLTANSPQRLKLAAVGSEAAGLAGWLAWDMGDHGSARSWYGQAIKAARVARDPLLVAYQTGTLAQFEAHAGNAAQALSLAGSARKALGAGMPTIADAWLASVEALAHAVGGDARSADRALVHSRAMAARREESPPWPWVFAFDEGKVAACRVTCGARLGEPGWVLGEDVAALATGHVKQRALLVLDIATGHLAAGRLEAAFAFAGQALDAGVRYRSGRIVERARGLRRTLGSAAAPKVVRDFDERLRGVYL